A genomic stretch from Candidatus Nitrososphaera gargensis Ga9.2 includes:
- a CDS encoding Lrp/AsnC family transcriptional regulator codes for MEREKISMTQALIFVNCDTNNQETIRDHVSQIKGVLEVHMTTGIYDLILKAETESEEKLREDVIRQIRKIGGIRSTTTMIVFKPDAAVPAAGDALVV; via the coding sequence GTGGAGCGTGAAAAAATATCAATGACGCAGGCGCTTATCTTTGTCAACTGCGACACAAACAACCAGGAAACGATAAGGGATCATGTCAGCCAGATAAAGGGAGTGCTTGAAGTGCACATGACAACGGGGATCTACGACCTGATACTCAAGGCAGAGACAGAAAGCGAGGAGAAGCTAAGGGAAGATGTCATCAGGCAGATAAGAAAGATAGGCGGCATAAGATCAACCACGACAATGATCGTTTTCAAGCCTGATGCAGCGGTGCCGGCGGCCGGCGACGCGCTTGTTGTATAG
- a CDS encoding MgtC/SapB family protein, whose product MVFEGIPTGYELRFLVDIGIALASGFAIGAERESRGKPAGISTHCLVIGGAAIFTFLSSLIDPNSTSRIAAQIVSGIGFLGAGIILKSESEKRITNLTTAAAIWYAAAIGMAIGYEFYFLVAVATAFAVGVPRIPHISKLIKKGEEE is encoded by the coding sequence ATGGTCTTTGAGGGGATACCGACAGGCTATGAGCTGCGCTTTCTGGTAGACATCGGGATCGCACTGGCGTCCGGCTTTGCCATAGGCGCAGAGCGAGAATCAAGAGGAAAACCCGCAGGGATCAGCACGCACTGCCTTGTAATTGGCGGAGCGGCGATTTTTACATTCCTCTCGTCACTGATTGATCCCAACTCTACATCAAGAATCGCAGCGCAGATAGTAAGTGGCATTGGTTTCCTTGGAGCAGGTATCATCCTAAAGAGCGAATCAGAAAAGAGGATCACAAACCTGACCACCGCCGCAGCCATCTGGTACGCAGCAGCGATCGGCATGGCCATAGGCTACGAATTCTATTTCCTGGTAGCTGTAGCTACTGCGTTTGCAGTTGGGGTGCCGAGGATACCTCACATCTCTAAATTGATCAAGAAAGGCGAAGAGGAGTAA
- a CDS encoding PQQ-dependent sugar dehydrogenase produces the protein MYVLAAGAAVGIVAVILFLALASDSSIAHEQEKNMPLLHDAGLDIELVAEGLAYPTSMRFLDDDSGSILVLQKNDGQVRLVSGGRLAEEPVLQVDVANEAERGLLGIAVWDGGNDTTSVFLYLTEVDDNSGEIRNRVYKYLYDENEKTLINRARILDLPGEPGPFHDGGKVTIGPDGNLYAVIGDVNAGGGMLDNQILGRLPDDKSVVFRVDRDTGMPVEGNPFYYNNYTGDMEKLRRYYAYGIRNSFGLDFDPLTGRLWITENGPDSYDEINVVEPGFNSGWHKVMGPISRTNATEGDLVLFNGSQYRDPVFSWRAPIGVTDIEFFDSPKLGEKYQNNIFVGDINYGNLYFFKLNKERDGLELDSINGLADLVADPVGDDMLGEASPVIIGERFGRITDIETGPDGYLYVLTYLDGKIYRITERE, from the coding sequence GTGTACGTTCTGGCAGCCGGCGCTGCTGTAGGGATAGTAGCCGTGATTCTGTTTTTGGCGCTTGCCAGCGATAGCAGTATTGCTCACGAGCAAGAAAAAAACATGCCCCTGCTGCACGACGCGGGGCTTGACATAGAGCTTGTCGCAGAAGGGCTGGCGTACCCTACAAGCATGCGCTTCCTTGATGATGACAGCGGCAGCATTTTGGTTCTGCAAAAAAATGACGGCCAGGTCAGGCTTGTTTCAGGCGGCAGGCTTGCAGAGGAGCCGGTCCTGCAAGTCGACGTAGCCAATGAGGCAGAGCGCGGCCTGCTTGGAATAGCCGTGTGGGATGGCGGCAACGATACTACTTCAGTATTTCTCTACCTCACAGAAGTTGATGATAACAGCGGCGAGATCAGAAACCGGGTATACAAATACCTCTACGACGAAAACGAAAAGACCCTTATCAACAGGGCTCGAATTCTAGATCTTCCTGGCGAGCCGGGGCCGTTCCATGACGGCGGCAAGGTCACCATAGGGCCTGACGGCAACCTGTACGCGGTGATCGGCGATGTCAACGCCGGTGGAGGCATGCTCGACAACCAGATTTTAGGCAGGCTGCCTGACGACAAGTCAGTGGTGTTCCGCGTGGACAGGGATACTGGAATGCCCGTGGAGGGCAACCCGTTCTACTACAACAATTACACCGGTGACATGGAAAAGCTCCGGCGATACTACGCCTACGGCATACGCAACAGCTTTGGCTTGGACTTTGACCCACTGACTGGCAGGCTTTGGATCACGGAAAACGGCCCGGATAGCTACGACGAGATAAATGTGGTCGAGCCAGGCTTTAACAGCGGCTGGCACAAGGTCATGGGCCCGATCTCAAGGACCAACGCGACTGAAGGCGACCTTGTCCTCTTTAACGGCTCGCAATACAGGGATCCTGTCTTTAGCTGGCGCGCTCCGATCGGGGTGACCGATATCGAATTCTTTGATTCTCCAAAGCTTGGGGAAAAATATCAAAACAACATCTTTGTGGGCGACATCAACTATGGCAACCTCTATTTCTTCAAGCTCAATAAAGAAAGGGACGGCCTTGAGCTAGATTCCATCAATGGGCTGGCGGATCTGGTCGCCGATCCTGTCGGAGACGACATGTTAGGAGAGGCGTCTCCTGTGATAATTGGCGAGCGCTTTGGAAGGATAACCGATATTGAGACAGGCCCTGACGGGTACCTATACGTGCTGACGTACCTTGACGGCAAGATCTACAGGATAACAGAGAGGGAATAG
- a CDS encoding MinD/ParA family ATP-binding protein — MTQSIAFHSYKGGTGKTTIACNLAAMLATKGYNVSMLDLDVYAPSLHAYFEKTPYKWINDLLSDNAKIDDVMVDMTSVIEEYAGLGKKGGKLWIGFSNPQKEEVYKLEGGGGKQANAKIQLLRKFIQLREDLISEYDSDYIIIDTSPGIRFWSINSLAIADTLFLTLKLGDLDIEGTRKMANDIYGSFTKFGAKSYLLLNRVGGYCVPNTPIVPRNNHHRSEEEGNDAVALPPQYDEADLGKSLSDEVSMDLISAIPCYCDIQFSRKEFLTVLQYPNHPFAKQLEKLATAKQIKV, encoded by the coding sequence ATGACCCAATCTATCGCCTTTCACTCGTACAAGGGCGGTACGGGAAAGACCACCATAGCCTGCAATCTGGCGGCAATGCTTGCAACAAAGGGGTACAACGTTTCCATGCTTGACTTGGACGTGTATGCGCCCAGCCTTCACGCTTACTTTGAAAAGACTCCTTACAAATGGATAAACGATCTCCTCTCGGACAACGCCAAGATTGACGACGTGATGGTGGATATGACATCCGTTATAGAAGAATATGCAGGCCTTGGAAAAAAGGGCGGCAAGCTATGGATAGGCTTTTCTAATCCGCAAAAAGAAGAGGTGTACAAGCTAGAAGGCGGCGGAGGCAAGCAGGCCAACGCCAAGATACAGCTCCTTCGCAAATTCATACAACTTCGCGAAGACCTGATCTCGGAATATGATTCTGACTACATCATAATTGACACAAGCCCCGGCATAAGGTTCTGGTCGATAAATTCCCTGGCGATCGCAGATACCCTTTTCCTGACGCTAAAACTTGGCGACCTTGATATTGAAGGCACGAGAAAAATGGCCAACGACATTTACGGATCGTTTACAAAGTTTGGCGCCAAGTCCTACCTGCTGCTGAACAGGGTAGGCGGCTACTGCGTTCCTAACACACCGATTGTTCCACGTAATAATCATCACAGATCAGAAGAAGAAGGGAATGATGCCGTCGCCCTGCCGCCGCAATACGATGAAGCCGACCTTGGCAAGTCTTTATCTGACGAGGTATCAATGGACCTCATTTCTGCCATTCCATGCTACTGCGACATACAGTTCAGCAGAAAAGAATTCCTGACAGTCCTGCAATATCCTAACCACCCATTTGCAAAACAGCTCGAAAAGCTTGCCACTGCAAAGCAGATCAAAGTTTAA
- a CDS encoding adenylyl-sulfate kinase, with product MADKLRELEVKVELLNGDEVRKSLSPDLGFSKKDREAHAQRTAYLYKLLSRNGIASIVSSLISPYRASRQQAREQVVRRMRCKNIALSG from the coding sequence GTGGCTGATAAATTAAGGGAGCTTGAGGTCAAAGTGGAACTGCTCAATGGCGACGAAGTGAGAAAATCATTATCTCCCGATCTTGGCTTTTCCAAGAAAGACAGGGAAGCCCACGCCCAACGCACGGCGTACCTATACAAGCTGCTCTCCAGGAACGGCATAGCATCGATAGTATCATCGCTCATTTCGCCGTATAGGGCGTCGCGCCAGCAGGCCAGAGAACAGGTCGTTAGACGAATGCGCTGCAAAAATATTGCATTATCTGGCTGA
- a CDS encoding NAD+ synthase: protein MPAMLEKLVDQDFGKISGQIERSISGYVSKSSAKGLVVGLSGGLDSSVVLKLAANALLPSRVLGIVMPSDTTPKEDVDHAVKLAASFGVRYHVIDINPLLEKYAEVLPEDKKARGNLMARIRMNILYYYANINGYIVAGTSDKSELQIGYFTKFGDGAADILPIAGLYKTQVRALARHLGIPNEIVEKKSSPRLWLDHLAEQEIGMDYEVMDPILYLLVDRKMKPKAAAKRLGLPVSQVNRVKGMIETSLHKRSMPVAVSSINNSSF, encoded by the coding sequence ATGCCTGCTATGCTTGAAAAGCTCGTTGATCAGGATTTTGGCAAGATATCGGGACAGATAGAACGCTCTATCTCTGGCTATGTTTCGAAGAGTTCAGCCAAGGGACTGGTCGTGGGCCTGAGCGGGGGTCTGGACTCTTCAGTGGTTCTCAAGCTGGCAGCAAACGCACTTTTGCCGTCAAGGGTGCTTGGAATAGTCATGCCAAGCGACACCACGCCAAAGGAGGACGTTGATCACGCCGTCAAGCTTGCCGCGTCGTTTGGAGTAAGATACCATGTCATAGACATCAACCCGCTGCTTGAAAAATATGCAGAGGTGCTGCCAGAAGACAAGAAGGCAAGGGGAAACCTGATGGCAAGGATCCGCATGAACATTCTGTATTATTATGCAAATATTAATGGCTACATTGTTGCAGGCACGTCCGACAAATCGGAATTGCAAATCGGTTATTTCACAAAATTTGGCGACGGGGCTGCAGACATTTTGCCAATAGCAGGCCTGTACAAAACACAGGTAAGAGCCCTTGCAAGACACCTAGGCATTCCAAACGAGATCGTTGAAAAAAAGAGCAGCCCCCGGCTGTGGCTTGACCACTTGGCAGAGCAGGAGATAGGAATGGACTATGAAGTCATGGACCCGATACTCTACCTGCTGGTCGACAGAAAGATGAAGCCAAAGGCTGCCGCAAAAAGGCTGGGACTGCCAGTAAGTCAGGTTAACAGGGTTAAGGGTATGATCGAGACAAGCTTACACAAGCGCAGCATGCCTGTGGCAGTCTCTTCTATCAACAACTCTTCTTTTTAG
- a CDS encoding substrate-binding domain-containing protein translates to MSNKRAMVAIVVAAIAAIAMVVLAAVALLQPRPEAPGDGGTIVANGTEPAPKEVVGVMSARSAFPFVQRWASQYNNDENALGSIELNYYLERPNALGDLMIIEDVRHAASGSHNIPVSAQAAAIVYNIPSFPDVPSGLKLNATILSSILDGTVTRWNDPAIRDLNQNLNLPAERIVVVHENRNSSTLALLERYLSAEEDNNIIRWPDNSVGVIGPDELAATVRQTPYSIGYVDFSYATQTRMTFAAVANSHGEYILPSADSIWQAVNSSMQVQNITGVINQAAAIPPFLNASMFGNSSYPLTGLYYASLPGDDDMLEDTTKNATLDFVKWMIDRDNGQQTLSEVQYPAIYQDNGPLARYAEAVINSTAARVSKDQ, encoded by the coding sequence GTGAGCAATAAAAGAGCGATGGTTGCAATCGTTGTTGCAGCGATAGCGGCCATCGCAATGGTGGTATTGGCAGCTGTAGCCTTGCTGCAGCCAAGGCCCGAAGCGCCCGGAGACGGTGGGACGATCGTAGCCAACGGCACGGAGCCGGCTCCAAAGGAGGTTGTCGGCGTCATGTCTGCAAGGTCCGCGTTTCCGTTCGTCCAGCGGTGGGCCTCCCAGTACAACAACGATGAAAACGCCCTAGGCAGCATAGAGCTCAACTATTATCTTGAGAGGCCCAATGCTCTAGGCGATCTGATGATTATAGAGGACGTCCGGCACGCCGCCAGCGGGTCACACAACATCCCTGTAAGCGCCCAGGCAGCAGCAATAGTCTACAACATCCCTAGCTTTCCAGACGTACCATCTGGGCTGAAGCTGAATGCAACTATTCTGTCGTCGATACTTGACGGCACGGTGACTCGATGGAACGATCCGGCTATCAGGGATCTGAACCAAAACCTCAACCTTCCAGCCGAAAGGATAGTTGTAGTTCACGAAAACAGGAACAGCAGCACTCTGGCTCTGCTTGAAAGGTACCTTTCAGCAGAAGAAGATAATAATATCATCAGGTGGCCAGATAACAGCGTCGGCGTGATTGGGCCCGACGAGCTCGCCGCCACGGTGAGGCAGACACCATACTCTATTGGATATGTCGATTTCTCGTACGCGACCCAGACAAGGATGACGTTTGCAGCCGTTGCAAATAGCCACGGCGAATATATCCTCCCTTCAGCCGACTCGATATGGCAGGCAGTTAACAGCTCGATGCAGGTTCAAAATATTACTGGCGTCATCAACCAAGCTGCTGCCATCCCGCCTTTCCTGAACGCAAGCATGTTTGGGAACAGCTCGTATCCCCTTACTGGGCTTTACTACGCCTCGCTGCCCGGCGATGATGATATGCTAGAAGACACTACCAAAAATGCAACATTGGATTTTGTAAAGTGGATGATAGATAGGGACAATGGGCAGCAGACATTGTCAGAGGTTCAATACCCGGCAATATACCAAGATAACGGCCCTTTAGCGAGATATGCAGAAGCAGTAATCAACAGCACCGCTGCAAGAGTTTCCAAGGATCAGTGA
- a CDS encoding DUF7504 family protein — MDIATGSKYPQIPGISEFVDGTISSGLLLLLTGPAGAGKTMYCRQFLADGLLDGDYCLLVSSRLTEKQCRDLFSRIDPELVKNLKFVNPCASSSSRVDVIKNLSAILKDVRAAMDKASETGKSVRIVLDSLTHLLLFSGEKPLLKFTTDLSLILRDGPAMAICTLASEERLRRMLSAVAEGILEMKLEDNNGALDRSIRLFSIKGIHHEPTWVKFKIADNGELSFEGRASPVTLNCTLCGKAITGIPFTESDFVFDTKACMETYRKLADAYGSSISETGLPLEVFNVSFFFIDIVGLSDPSLSVRKQIQKIEALNRLIASCDAFKTSGGKRIILPTGDGMAIGFLLNPELPIELSIQLHRQLRAYNKGRVEEDRIGVRIGLGSGPVFAVTDMNNVQNVWGPGIILARRVMDAGDNGHILLADKLAEELIALKDEYRSIIKPICQSYEIKHGQKITLYSAYSHDFGNPELPVRVPRIK; from the coding sequence TTGGACATCGCCACTGGCTCAAAGTACCCACAGATCCCTGGCATATCCGAATTTGTAGATGGGACCATATCATCAGGACTGCTACTGCTTCTTACAGGGCCGGCAGGCGCGGGCAAGACCATGTATTGCCGGCAATTTCTTGCTGATGGATTGCTTGATGGCGACTACTGTCTGTTAGTCAGCTCTCGCCTGACAGAAAAACAATGCAGGGACCTGTTTTCCAGAATTGATCCAGAGCTGGTTAAAAATCTCAAATTTGTAAACCCTTGCGCCAGTTCGTCTTCAAGGGTAGATGTTATAAAAAATTTGTCAGCGATCTTGAAGGATGTCCGCGCTGCCATGGATAAGGCAAGCGAGACTGGAAAATCAGTTCGCATAGTTCTCGATTCACTTACTCATTTGCTGCTCTTTAGCGGCGAGAAACCGCTGCTAAAGTTCACTACCGATCTGTCCCTGATATTGAGAGACGGCCCTGCCATGGCAATTTGCACCCTTGCATCGGAAGAGCGCTTGCGCAGAATGCTAAGCGCCGTTGCCGAAGGCATCCTAGAAATGAAACTTGAAGACAACAACGGGGCGCTTGATAGGAGCATCAGGCTTTTTTCCATCAAGGGGATTCACCACGAACCCACATGGGTAAAATTCAAAATTGCCGATAATGGCGAGCTCTCTTTTGAAGGCCGCGCGTCCCCTGTTACGTTAAATTGCACGCTTTGCGGAAAAGCTATTACGGGAATACCCTTTACAGAGTCGGATTTTGTCTTTGACACCAAGGCATGTATGGAGACTTACAGAAAGCTTGCCGATGCCTATGGCTCTAGCATCTCCGAGACGGGCCTCCCATTGGAGGTCTTTAACGTGAGCTTTTTCTTCATAGACATCGTCGGGCTGTCGGATCCTTCCCTCTCTGTCAGAAAACAGATCCAAAAGATCGAGGCCCTTAACAGGCTCATAGCTTCCTGTGACGCCTTCAAGACATCAGGCGGCAAGAGGATCATTCTGCCAACGGGAGACGGCATGGCGATTGGATTCTTGCTAAACCCGGAACTGCCAATAGAATTGAGCATCCAGCTTCACAGGCAGCTCCGTGCCTACAACAAGGGCAGGGTGGAAGAGGACAGGATAGGCGTGCGGATCGGTCTGGGCTCCGGCCCGGTGTTTGCAGTCACCGACATGAACAACGTCCAGAACGTCTGGGGCCCGGGTATCATACTGGCCCGGAGAGTGATGGATGCAGGCGACAATGGGCACATCCTTTTGGCCGACAAGCTTGCAGAGGAGCTCATTGCTCTAAAGGACGAGTACCGTTCGATAATCAAGCCGATCTGTCAGTCATATGAAATAAAGCACGGCCAAAAAATAACGCTGTATTCTGCGTATTCGCACGACTTTGGCAACCCTGAACTGCCTGTCAGGGTTCCGCGCATCAAGTGA
- a CDS encoding PepSY domain-containing protein: MGAAIIPVLVGLAAGIAFVLLFNYFVTTQPAGAYYVYEAPQSYEVLPGIKPISLLAKDPEEIATVIANAEDDEIVSEKRGDGGQAMTRLYATRNGGEIAISREMIPECRSGCDYLITYSTNSSIGPDVGFPITEQQALDYAESFLERSGYQLNKHEIFDVDYEPDDRFGKMVQVYQIIDICSHVQPREEGGAICKAEGFAADFHFLSDNTIIQLGMWYDESDVRNYEMRVSLEEAEKIAREHMDLQLRTHSDLRFRSYLYEFDRASADRTMMFISSTGQLLYNVEVRYKTSEIWHCTPYRGFHVMVDAGSGEVTHSRSFTCQ; this comes from the coding sequence GTGGGAGCTGCCATCATTCCTGTTCTGGTTGGCCTTGCAGCAGGGATTGCATTTGTACTTTTGTTCAACTACTTTGTAACTACACAGCCGGCTGGCGCATATTACGTGTACGAGGCTCCGCAATCATACGAGGTTTTGCCCGGCATCAAGCCAATCAGTCTGCTTGCAAAGGACCCAGAAGAGATTGCAACCGTGATTGCAAATGCTGAAGATGACGAAATAGTCAGTGAAAAGCGTGGAGACGGCGGGCAGGCGATGACGAGATTATACGCTACAAGGAACGGAGGCGAAATTGCCATTTCGAGGGAAATGATCCCGGAGTGCAGAAGCGGATGCGACTATCTGATCACATACAGCACTAATTCATCAATTGGCCCAGACGTGGGATTTCCTATCACTGAACAACAAGCACTCGACTATGCAGAATCGTTCCTAGAGAGGTCTGGCTATCAGTTAAACAAACATGAGATATTTGATGTTGATTATGAACCGGACGACAGGTTTGGCAAAATGGTGCAGGTATACCAGATCATAGATATCTGCAGCCACGTTCAACCACGCGAGGAGGGTGGTGCCATATGCAAAGCAGAAGGGTTTGCAGCAGATTTTCATTTCCTTTCTGACAATACTATCATCCAGCTTGGCATGTGGTACGATGAAAGCGACGTTCGCAATTATGAAATGAGGGTCAGCTTGGAAGAGGCCGAAAAGATCGCCCGAGAACACATGGACTTGCAACTGAGGACTCACTCTGACTTGAGATTCCGCAGCTACCTGTACGAATTTGACCGTGCTAGTGCAGATAGGACGATGATGTTTATTTCGTCAACCGGCCAGTTGCTATACAACGTCGAGGTCCGGTACAAGACAAGTGAAATATGGCACTGCACGCCTTACAGAGGGTTTCACGTAATGGTGGACGCAGGCAGTGGCGAGGTGACCCATTCGCGCTCTTTTACCTGTCAATAA
- a CDS encoding DUF3892 domain-containing protein: MGTIDSHYLIPVSEVIELIEKGKDKFYVMDYKTQNKVYVNVAQKKEGMKYIRTEAYDTSYDRLLKVGYCNVTRRAPYESGPMIIQEIRDLLDS; encoded by the coding sequence ATGGGTACAATAGATTCACACTACCTGATTCCAGTGTCAGAGGTCATCGAGCTGATTGAGAAGGGTAAAGACAAGTTCTATGTGATGGATTACAAAACCCAGAACAAAGTCTATGTCAATGTTGCTCAGAAGAAGGAAGGCATGAAATACATCAGGACAGAAGCTTACGATACTTCCTATGACAGGTTGCTGAAGGTTGGCTATTGCAACGTTACAAGAAGGGCTCCATACGAGAGCGGCCCTATGATTATACAGGAAATTAGAGACCTGTTAGATAGCTAA
- a CDS encoding nickel-binding protein, producing MPIFLDVHKVPFSEANLKELCMSPVDEFGVSHVNLFYNKDSGICFCLLEGPDMDAIEKHHAKVNIKCEWITEVSLARPFKPSN from the coding sequence GTGCCAATCTTCCTCGATGTCCACAAGGTGCCGTTTAGCGAGGCAAACCTCAAGGAGCTATGCATGTCTCCTGTGGATGAATTTGGAGTCAGCCACGTCAACCTGTTTTACAACAAGGACTCTGGGATCTGCTTTTGCCTGCTGGAAGGCCCTGACATGGACGCCATAGAGAAGCATCATGCAAAGGTCAACATCAAGTGCGAATGGATCACCGAAGTTTCTCTTGCAAGGCCGTTCAAGCCGTCCAATTGA
- the uppS gene encoding polyprenyl diphosphate synthase has translation MGLQTDIDKGGRALAHTFLQLSGIYSFYEKRLESEILKSPLPNHVAIVLDGNRRWARFHLLDPAIGHNHGADKAEELLNWIHDIGVKITTLYILSTENLERKDEELENIYKLLEIKLKKLYNDQRVHNRRMKIKAIGDTKLLPRKLQEILTKLEESTAEYDSMFLNIAIAYGGQKELVEAVRKIAQMAKDGKIKVDEINEKTIESCLYTSHLPQPSPDLILRTSGEKRLSGFLIWQSAYSELMFMDVFWPEFRKIDLMRAIRTYQRRVRRYGR, from the coding sequence ATGGGGCTCCAGACAGATATTGACAAGGGAGGCAGGGCACTTGCGCACACATTCCTACAGCTCAGCGGCATCTACTCTTTCTACGAAAAGCGTCTGGAGTCAGAAATTCTAAAGTCGCCTCTGCCAAACCACGTTGCGATAGTGCTTGACGGCAACAGGAGGTGGGCCAGGTTCCACCTGCTTGATCCGGCCATCGGCCACAACCACGGGGCCGACAAGGCAGAAGAGCTGCTCAACTGGATCCACGACATTGGAGTCAAGATTACCACCCTATACATCCTTTCGACGGAGAACCTTGAAAGGAAAGACGAAGAGCTTGAAAACATCTACAAGCTGTTAGAGATCAAGCTTAAAAAGCTCTACAACGACCAGCGCGTGCACAACCGCAGGATGAAGATAAAGGCGATAGGCGACACCAAACTGCTACCGCGCAAGCTTCAGGAGATATTGACAAAGCTGGAAGAGTCAACTGCAGAATATGACTCGATGTTCCTGAACATCGCCATAGCGTACGGCGGGCAGAAAGAGCTTGTCGAAGCGGTAAGGAAGATAGCGCAGATGGCCAAGGATGGCAAGATCAAAGTTGACGAAATAAACGAAAAGACGATCGAGTCGTGCCTGTACACGTCGCACTTGCCGCAGCCGTCGCCGGACCTTATCCTGAGGACGTCGGGTGAAAAGAGGCTGAGCGGCTTTTTGATATGGCAGAGCGCCTACAGTGAGCTGATGTTCATGGATGTGTTCTGGCCAGAGTTCCGCAAGATAGACCTCATGAGGGCAATAAGGACGTACCAGCGCAGGGTGCGCAGGTACGGCAGATGA
- the murI gene encoding glutamate racemase gives MTNNPVAVFDSGIGSLSIIRELKREVPNEDLLYFADRAHFPYGNKSHQQLREIMVNTINYLRRYKPKLVVVASNTPSVQVLDEVRRMITDLPIIGVRPPLKEAARLTKKKHIGIMATEGTIGSKELKIQIRREVPQHILVTKFNASPIIELIEHGVHLENERRTFDIISRVLGEGVDEKMDVITLSSTHLPFVKTYLNALLPTVRFVDPAQIVAKDVRKFLKFYRMAKKSGTGKLQILVSDGKREFEKSVRAMGIREPVEEVFLTF, from the coding sequence TTGACGAACAACCCTGTCGCCGTGTTTGACTCTGGCATAGGCTCGCTCTCGATAATACGGGAGCTAAAGCGTGAGGTGCCAAACGAGGACCTGCTCTACTTTGCAGACAGGGCCCACTTTCCTTACGGCAACAAGTCTCACCAGCAGCTGCGCGAGATTATGGTCAATACCATAAACTACCTCAGGCGATACAAGCCAAAACTCGTGGTGGTCGCCTCAAACACGCCTTCTGTCCAGGTGCTCGATGAGGTAAGGAGGATGATAACCGACCTCCCTATCATTGGGGTCCGGCCTCCCCTCAAGGAAGCAGCCAGGCTCACAAAGAAAAAGCACATCGGGATCATGGCCACCGAGGGCACGATAGGAAGCAAGGAGCTGAAGATCCAGATCAGGAGAGAGGTGCCGCAGCACATCCTTGTAACCAAGTTCAACGCCTCGCCCATAATTGAGCTGATAGAGCACGGCGTCCATCTTGAGAACGAGCGGCGGACGTTTGACATAATATCCCGGGTGCTGGGTGAAGGCGTGGACGAAAAGATGGACGTCATAACGCTCTCTAGCACCCACCTGCCGTTTGTGAAAACATACCTCAACGCGCTCCTGCCGACAGTCAGATTCGTCGACCCAGCGCAGATCGTGGCCAAGGACGTGAGAAAGTTTCTAAAGTTCTACAGGATGGCGAAAAAGAGCGGGACAGGCAAGCTTCAGATCCTCGTGTCGGACGGCAAGCGCGAGTTTGAAAAGTCGGTGCGGGCTATGGGCATAAGGGAGCCGGTTGAGGAAGTTTTTCTGACCTTTTGA